From one Flavobacterium sp. N502536 genomic stretch:
- a CDS encoding head GIN domain-containing protein: MKKSVQLLVCSALLFSSIANAQWSNKKIKGNGNVVTETRTTSDYNAIKVSGFFDVDLVAGKEGKIIVKGEQNLLASIKVEVEDNVLKVYTEKGVNLSPSLGKKIEVTVPFETISALTLSGSGDVQSKDPIKSDKFLAKLSGSGNFNLAVNSTDLELNLSGSGDVSLKGNTANFVTKLSGSGDIDAANLKSKNTDVTISGSGDIRVNCTESLTGRVSGSGDIKYTGNPEKRDVKVSGSGSISKA, translated from the coding sequence ATGAAAAAATCAGTTCAATTATTAGTTTGCAGTGCGCTTTTATTCAGTTCTATTGCAAATGCACAATGGTCTAACAAAAAAATAAAAGGTAATGGCAATGTCGTTACCGAAACCAGAACGACTTCTGATTATAATGCTATAAAAGTTTCCGGTTTTTTTGATGTTGATTTAGTCGCAGGAAAAGAGGGAAAAATTATAGTAAAAGGAGAGCAAAACTTGCTGGCTTCCATAAAAGTGGAAGTCGAAGATAATGTTTTAAAAGTTTATACTGAAAAGGGGGTTAACCTCTCACCAAGCCTTGGCAAAAAGATTGAAGTAACAGTTCCTTTTGAAACCATATCGGCATTGACGCTATCCGGTTCAGGAGATGTTCAATCCAAAGATCCTATCAAAAGCGACAAGTTCCTGGCTAAATTGTCAGGTTCAGGGAACTTTAATCTGGCGGTAAACTCTACTGATCTTGAGTTAAATTTAAGCGGATCAGGAGATGTAAGCTTAAAAGGAAATACGGCTAACTTTGTTACTAAATTATCAGGCTCGGGAGATATCGATGCAGCGAATCTTAAATCAAAAAATACAGATGTAACCATTTCGGGTTCGGGCGACATTCGCGTGAACTGTACTGAAAGTTTAACCGGGAGAGTTTCGGGTTCAGGGGATATTAAATACACAGGGAATCCTGAAAAACGTGATGTAAAAGTTTCGGGTTCAGGAAGCATCTCAAAAGCATAA
- a CDS encoding serine hydrolase domain-containing protein: protein MKQTLLVSLLVFSCNFSFAQITTTSKIKSLDSLKNSTSEMMSKYNLKGLSVAVFENYQIIWTGQWGVKAANAEEKIDQYTAFSTASISKPIVAIVCAMLEEKGLINLDAPVSKYLKTWQLPNSTFTKDSPVTWKQLLSHTAGTSQNGFEDYYQGDSIPTIEQSLQGKLLPRSKKPIEFLFKPGTDWQYSGGGYVIVQCALENHFKKPLAQLVKENLLDPLQLQNSTMLQPNENGFLTNVAKVHNHNGKIIRTGIPITPQVAPSGLWSTPADLALIAIEMQKALAGKGNKVISKAVATKVTNIVTMKGPRGWSYGWQRSLGYGNLDWFSHDGSNTGTGGDLLATMKNGNGIAVLANGDKPNRLPVMSYIEKEVITRLGWSKPIKTHPIAIPSHLKEAIKGYYTEILYGYDGLGTSKIIEEDNLLYLCSPFLKENFDTEKTRMYYLGNNTFKIDNYPNQIHFNLLNTKLQAITITRSTDTTRFLQLTLEQIRTPQTQLIELFSEHTFETALAEFKKLRLRYPAYNFEDDLNTLGYTLFSKKLTDLSVQIFTLNCTEHPNSANAFDSLGEIYEAIGQLGPAKENYLKSLELNPKNENAAQMLSKINTQLKSK from the coding sequence ATGAAACAAACTCTTTTAGTTTCGCTTCTGGTTTTCTCCTGTAACTTCTCTTTTGCTCAAATAACAACAACTTCAAAAATCAAATCTCTGGACAGCTTAAAAAATAGCACCTCAGAAATGATGTCAAAATACAATCTTAAAGGCTTAAGTGTTGCTGTTTTTGAGAACTATCAAATAATCTGGACCGGTCAATGGGGTGTGAAAGCTGCAAATGCTGAAGAAAAAATCGATCAGTATACTGCTTTCTCTACGGCCTCAATCTCAAAACCTATAGTGGCCATCGTTTGTGCTATGCTGGAAGAAAAAGGATTAATCAACCTTGACGCTCCCGTCTCAAAGTACCTCAAAACATGGCAATTGCCAAACAGTACTTTCACCAAAGATAGTCCGGTTACCTGGAAGCAGCTTTTATCGCATACTGCCGGAACAAGTCAGAATGGTTTTGAGGATTATTATCAGGGAGATTCGATCCCTACTATTGAACAGAGTCTGCAAGGCAAATTATTGCCTCGTTCTAAAAAACCTATTGAATTTCTTTTTAAACCGGGAACCGACTGGCAATACAGCGGTGGCGGTTATGTAATTGTGCAGTGCGCTCTCGAAAATCATTTCAAAAAGCCATTGGCGCAACTTGTAAAAGAAAATCTGCTTGATCCGTTACAGCTGCAAAATTCAACGATGCTTCAGCCTAATGAAAATGGCTTTCTAACCAATGTTGCCAAAGTACACAACCATAACGGAAAAATAATCCGAACAGGGATCCCTATAACTCCTCAGGTCGCGCCTTCGGGATTGTGGTCTACCCCTGCTGATTTGGCCTTAATTGCGATCGAAATGCAAAAAGCATTAGCAGGAAAAGGCAATAAAGTAATTTCGAAAGCTGTGGCCACTAAGGTTACAAACATTGTTACGATGAAAGGTCCGCGTGGCTGGAGTTACGGCTGGCAGAGAAGTTTGGGATACGGAAATCTTGACTGGTTCTCGCATGATGGTTCTAATACCGGGACCGGAGGCGATTTGCTCGCCACAATGAAAAATGGTAACGGGATTGCCGTTTTAGCCAATGGTGATAAACCCAACAGGCTTCCTGTAATGTCTTATATCGAAAAAGAAGTGATCACAAGACTAGGCTGGTCAAAACCAATCAAAACGCATCCTATTGCAATTCCATCCCACTTAAAAGAAGCTATAAAAGGTTATTATACTGAAATTCTCTATGGATATGACGGATTGGGGACGTCTAAAATAATTGAAGAAGATAATTTACTTTATCTCTGCTCTCCGTTTTTAAAAGAAAATTTTGATACTGAGAAAACAAGAATGTACTATCTGGGAAATAATACTTTTAAAATCGACAATTACCCCAACCAGATCCATTTTAACTTACTCAATACTAAATTACAAGCCATAACCATCACCCGTTCAACGGATACAACCCGATTTTTACAGCTTACGCTGGAACAAATCAGAACGCCGCAAACGCAGTTGATCGAACTATTCAGTGAGCATACGTTTGAAACTGCCTTAGCTGAATTTAAAAAGTTAAGATTAAGATACCCTGCTTATAATTTTGAAGATGATCTCAATACTTTAGGATACACTTTATTCAGTAAAAAACTAACGGATCTTTCGGTTCAGATCTTTACACTTAATTGCACTGAACATCCAAATTCTGCAAATGCTTTTGACAGTTTGGGTGAAATTTATGAAGCAATTGGTCAATTAGGTCCTGCTAAAGAAAATTATTTAAAATCGCTGGAGCTAAATCCTAAAAATGAGAATGCTGCGCAAATGCTTTCAAAAATCAATACGCAGCTTAAATCTAAATAA
- a CDS encoding MFS transporter, with the protein MKNLQKGDKKLLNAWAFYDWANSVYTLTIASAVFPIFYEALFSDRDHYIDVFGMHLKNSALISFITAAAFLVVSFISPLLSGIADYVGNKKAFMKFFCYMGALSCMGLYWFDLGNIYVGLAFYFFGLLGYWGSLVFYNSYLPDIAFEEQQDKISAKGYSMGYIGSVILLIINLLMIMKPKLFGITGTDGEAAMKAMRYSFIMVGVWWILFSQYTYFYLPKGSKASGQKLTSAVVFNGFKELKKVWALLKENIPLRRYLSGFFVSSMAVQTVMLVATYFGAQEIQWATKEDSTIGLIKCILIIQLVAVVGAVLTSRASAKFGNIPTLIFINSIWAVFCALAYFIILPMHFYVMATVAGFVMGGIQALSRSTYSKLLPETEDTASFFSFYDVAEKIGIVIGMCVYGIIDQITGSPRAAIVILAVFFVTAIFLLRRVPKKAL; encoded by the coding sequence ATGAAAAACCTACAAAAAGGAGATAAGAAACTATTGAATGCCTGGGCATTTTACGATTGGGCAAACTCCGTTTATACACTAACGATCGCATCGGCAGTATTTCCGATATTTTATGAAGCTTTATTCTCAGACCGTGACCATTATATTGATGTATTTGGGATGCACCTTAAAAACTCTGCCTTAATTAGTTTTATTACTGCAGCGGCCTTTTTAGTAGTGTCGTTTATATCTCCTTTGTTATCCGGGATTGCGGATTATGTTGGAAACAAAAAAGCATTCATGAAATTCTTCTGTTATATGGGAGCCTTATCCTGTATGGGATTATACTGGTTTGATCTTGGAAATATTTATGTTGGACTGGCTTTTTACTTTTTTGGACTGCTGGGGTATTGGGGGAGTTTGGTTTTTTACAATTCCTATTTACCGGATATCGCTTTTGAAGAACAGCAGGATAAAATTAGTGCCAAAGGATATTCAATGGGATACATTGGTAGTGTAATTTTGTTGATCATCAATTTGTTGATGATTATGAAACCCAAACTTTTTGGTATTACCGGAACTGATGGAGAGGCAGCGATGAAAGCCATGCGTTATTCGTTTATAATGGTAGGGGTTTGGTGGATCTTATTCAGTCAGTATACCTATTTTTATTTGCCAAAGGGAAGTAAAGCCAGCGGACAAAAATTAACGAGTGCAGTTGTTTTCAACGGCTTTAAAGAGCTAAAGAAGGTTTGGGCACTGTTAAAAGAAAACATTCCTTTAAGAAGATATTTAAGCGGATTTTTTGTTTCAAGTATGGCGGTACAAACCGTAATGCTTGTGGCTACTTATTTTGGAGCGCAGGAAATTCAGTGGGCAACTAAAGAAGACAGTACGATCGGATTAATAAAATGTATTTTAATTATTCAGTTAGTTGCTGTTGTAGGAGCTGTTCTGACTTCCAGAGCTTCTGCTAAATTTGGAAATATTCCAACCCTAATTTTTATCAATAGTATTTGGGCTGTATTTTGTGCTTTGGCCTATTTTATCATTTTGCCTATGCATTTTTATGTTATGGCTACCGTTGCCGGATTTGTGATGGGTGGTATTCAGGCACTGTCCCGTTCTACTTATTCAAAACTATTACCCGAGACCGAGGATACAGCTTCCTTCTTTAGTTTTTATGATGTAGCTGAGAAGATTGGAATTGTAATCGGAATGTGTGTTTATGGAATCATTGATCAGATAACAGGAAGTCCGCGTGCTGCAATTGTAATTTTAGCCGTCTTTTTTGTTACTGCAATTTTCCTTTTAAGAAGAGTACCAAAAAAGGCACTTTAA
- a CDS encoding M48 family metallopeptidase, whose amino-acid sequence MKKHLVLGLFVVILAGSCATNPITGKQNLNFVSNSELFPSSFQQYNTFIAENKVITGTADAKKVEAVGTRIKAAAEKYLIYLGQSQYLKDYRWEYKLVDNKEVNAWCMPGGKIVVYSGILPVTQNDSGLATVMGHEVSHALANHGAQRMSAAQLQQIGSVALGAATSGKTQQTKEIFAQAYGLGTQVGVMLPFSRGNETEADKIGLTLMAIAGYNPDDAISFWSRMSAKSGGGSTPEFMSTHPSDATRIANIRALIPEARATALKVGIIK is encoded by the coding sequence ATGAAAAAACATTTAGTATTAGGCCTTTTTGTCGTAATTCTGGCAGGCAGTTGTGCGACAAATCCAATTACAGGAAAACAAAACTTGAATTTTGTTTCCAATAGCGAATTGTTTCCTTCCTCGTTTCAGCAATACAATACTTTTATAGCCGAAAACAAAGTGATTACAGGAACAGCAGATGCCAAAAAAGTAGAAGCTGTAGGAACAAGAATTAAAGCGGCAGCCGAAAAATACCTGATTTATCTGGGGCAATCACAATATTTGAAAGATTACCGCTGGGAATATAAACTGGTAGACAATAAAGAGGTTAATGCCTGGTGTATGCCGGGAGGGAAAATTGTAGTGTATTCGGGAATTTTACCCGTAACACAAAACGATTCCGGTTTAGCCACTGTTATGGGACATGAGGTTTCACATGCCTTAGCCAATCATGGTGCACAAAGAATGAGCGCTGCACAATTACAGCAAATCGGAAGTGTTGCTTTGGGAGCTGCTACAAGCGGTAAAACGCAACAAACGAAGGAGATATTTGCACAGGCCTACGGACTTGGTACTCAGGTTGGTGTAATGCTGCCTTTCAGTCGAGGCAATGAAACCGAAGCAGATAAAATTGGACTTACTCTGATGGCAATTGCAGGTTACAACCCGGATGATGCCATTTCGTTCTGGAGCAGAATGTCAGCCAAATCAGGAGGAGGAAGCACGCCGGAATTTATGAGTACGCACCCGTCTGATGCTACAAGGATTGCCAATATTAGAGCTTTAATTCCCGAAGCAAGAGCGACAGCACTTAAAGTTGGAATAATTAAATAA
- a CDS encoding glycoside hydrolase family 31 protein, with amino-acid sequence MITNTALEYKGDLYPSKIISHQHEGDSIFFHTNNKVILKVTILRDSLIRFRFTTKGYFSNDFSYAIDRTQLHGYNFLELTEEETYFQIRTSKVKCKIQKADLRLAIYDLNDFLILEDELGFHWEESYEYGGNIVKMSKSSKDGECFYGLGDKATQMNLKGKRLENFATDQYAYQKEQDPLYKVVPFYIGLHNKQSYGIFFDNTFRTFFDFCQERRNVTSFWAEGGEMNYYFIYGPQMQDVVTNYTDLTGKPELPPLWVLGYHQCKWSYYPESKVKEITSKFRELKIPCDAIYLDIDYMEGFRCFTWNKDYFPDPKRMVAELAEDGFKTVVIIDPGIKIDKDYWVYQEALEKDYFCKRADGPYMKGKVWPGECNFPDYTNPAVREWWAGLFKELVSEIGVKGVWNDMNEPAVMEVPNKTFPMDVRHVYDGNPCSHRKAHNIYGTQMARATYHGVKRFAYPKRPFVITRSAYSGAQRYTSSWTGDNVATWEHLWIANIQVQRMSISGMGFTGSDIGGFAEQPTGELYGRWIQLGVFHPFCRTHSSGDHGNQEPWAFDEEVINITRKFVSLRYQLLPYLYTMFWQYIEEGVPMLKPLVYYDQEDTQTHYRNDEFIFGNQILVCPILEPNAVGRRMYIPRGEWYNYWTNEFSVGGREVWIDTKFDEIPVFVKAGAIIPKYPVQQYVGELEFDDLTLDLYFKLGKEKSVVYEDAQDGYDYKKGRYSFLSFRTIGKEKELIVQLHKEGKYDTPYSKYKINLIGLPFTVKEIEIDNEKVTFDKIGFEQNHFLIVDKEFNELHIIGE; translated from the coding sequence ATGATTACAAATACAGCATTAGAATATAAAGGCGATTTATACCCATCAAAAATTATTTCGCATCAACATGAAGGGGACTCTATTTTTTTTCATACCAATAACAAAGTAATCTTAAAAGTCACTATTCTTAGAGACAGTTTAATCCGGTTCCGTTTTACAACAAAAGGATATTTCAGCAACGATTTTTCGTATGCTATTGACAGAACACAGCTTCACGGTTACAATTTTCTGGAACTTACCGAAGAAGAAACGTATTTTCAGATCAGGACCAGTAAAGTAAAATGCAAAATCCAGAAGGCAGATTTACGTCTGGCGATTTATGATTTGAATGATTTCCTGATTCTGGAAGACGAACTTGGTTTTCATTGGGAAGAAAGTTACGAATACGGAGGCAATATTGTAAAAATGAGCAAATCTTCTAAAGATGGAGAGTGTTTTTACGGTTTAGGAGATAAAGCAACACAAATGAATCTAAAAGGCAAGCGACTTGAGAACTTTGCCACAGATCAATATGCGTATCAAAAAGAACAGGATCCATTATATAAAGTAGTGCCATTTTATATCGGTTTACACAACAAACAGTCTTACGGAATCTTTTTTGACAATACTTTCAGGACCTTTTTTGATTTTTGTCAGGAAAGAAGAAACGTTACCAGCTTTTGGGCAGAAGGCGGAGAAATGAATTATTATTTTATCTACGGTCCGCAAATGCAGGACGTAGTGACCAATTATACAGATTTAACCGGGAAACCGGAACTACCACCGCTTTGGGTATTGGGTTACCACCAATGCAAATGGAGTTATTATCCCGAAAGCAAAGTAAAAGAAATCACCTCAAAATTCAGAGAACTAAAAATCCCCTGTGACGCCATCTATCTTGACATTGATTATATGGAAGGATTTCGATGTTTTACCTGGAACAAAGACTATTTTCCCGATCCCAAAAGAATGGTTGCCGAATTGGCCGAGGATGGCTTTAAAACAGTCGTCATCATTGATCCGGGAATCAAAATAGACAAGGATTATTGGGTGTATCAGGAAGCTTTAGAGAAAGATTATTTCTGTAAAAGAGCCGATGGCCCGTATATGAAAGGTAAAGTATGGCCGGGTGAATGTAATTTTCCTGATTATACAAATCCTGCAGTAAGAGAATGGTGGGCAGGTTTATTTAAAGAACTAGTTTCAGAGATTGGAGTTAAAGGGGTCTGGAACGATATGAACGAGCCGGCTGTTATGGAAGTCCCAAATAAAACATTCCCTATGGATGTACGTCACGTTTACGACGGAAATCCGTGTAGTCATAGAAAAGCACACAATATTTACGGTACACAAATGGCCAGAGCCACCTATCATGGTGTCAAACGTTTTGCCTACCCGAAACGTCCGTTTGTCATTACAAGATCGGCCTATTCGGGAGCACAGCGTTATACCTCTTCGTGGACAGGCGACAATGTAGCGACCTGGGAGCATTTATGGATTGCCAACATTCAGGTGCAACGAATGAGTATTTCGGGGATGGGTTTTACCGGTTCTGATATTGGTGGTTTTGCCGAACAGCCTACGGGTGAATTGTACGGGCGCTGGATACAGTTAGGCGTATTTCATCCGTTTTGCCGAACGCATTCTTCCGGAGATCATGGCAATCAGGAGCCCTGGGCTTTTGATGAAGAAGTCATTAACATTACCCGTAAGTTTGTGAGCCTGCGTTATCAGTTGCTTCCGTATTTGTACACCATGTTCTGGCAGTACATTGAAGAAGGCGTTCCGATGTTAAAACCATTGGTGTATTACGATCAGGAAGACACACAAACACATTACCGCAATGATGAATTTATCTTTGGAAATCAGATCTTAGTATGTCCGATCCTTGAACCGAATGCGGTGGGCAGACGTATGTATATTCCAAGAGGCGAATGGTACAACTATTGGACCAACGAATTTAGTGTAGGAGGAAGAGAAGTGTGGATTGATACCAAATTTGATGAAATTCCGGTTTTTGTAAAGGCGGGAGCTATTATTCCGAAATATCCGGTACAGCAATATGTTGGCGAACTTGAATTTGATGATTTAACATTGGATTTGTATTTCAAACTGGGGAAAGAAAAATCAGTAGTGTACGAAGATGCACAAGACGGATACGATTACAAAAAAGGGCGTTACAGCTTCTTGTCTTTCAGGACTATCGGAAAAGAAAAGGAACTGATTGTTCAATTGCACAAAGAAGGTAAATACGATACACCGTACAGCAAGTATAAAATCAATTTAATCGGATTGCCTTTTACGGTGAAGGAGATTGAAATAGACAATGAAAAAGTAACTTTTGATAAAATTGGTTTTGAACAAAATCATTTTCTAATCGTCGACAAAGAGTTCAATGAACTTCATATTATTGGCGAATAA